The sequence ttgggcccctagaatgccagggcagtataactaccccacaagtgaccccattttggaaagaagagaccccaaggtattcgctgatgggcatagtgagttcatagaactttttattttttgtcacaagttagtggaatatgagactttgtaagaaaaaaaaaaaaaaaaaaaaaaatcatcattttccgctaacttgtgacaaaaaataaaaagttctatgaactcactatgcccatcagcgaataccttagggtgtgtactttcagaaatggggtcatttgtggggtgtttgtactgtctgggcattgtagaacctcaggaaacatgacaggtgctcagaaagtcagagctgctgcaaaaagcggaaattcacatttttgtaccatagtttgtaaacgctataacttttacccaaaccattttttttctacccaaacattttttttttatcaaagacatgtagaactataaatttagagcaaaatttctatatggatgtcgttttttttgcaaaattttacaactgaaagtgaaaaatgtcatttttttgcaaaaaaatcgttaaatttcgattaataacaaaaaaagtaaaaatgtcagcagcaatgaaataccaccaaatgaaagctctattagtgagaagaaaaggaggtaaaattcatttgggtggtaagttgcatgaccgagcaataaacggtgaaagtagtgtaggtcagaagtgtaaaaagtggcctggtctttcagggtgtttaagcactgggggctgaggtggttaatgtgaggggcacattatgggcgtaactatgaaaggggcacaatgtgggcataactaactACTGTGTAGGGCAGAAAAGGAGAATAATTACCATTTAGGGTCACTAAGGGGACAGAGTCCAATTGGATATGTATAAATAGACATTAGGCGGAGTTAGAGACGTGGcttagtatttttttaaaaatgcacaCTGTTGCTATTGTCCATTTTTTTGctattcaaaagttgggaggtatgcattcaGAACATTAGCTAACCTTGCAGAATTATATATTCATGCATGTTCATATGCTGTATGGAATGTATCCTATATTTCACGCTCATGTTGCACTGTAATACATTACCCCCCTGACTTAGACCTCTcatccagttaagccagtactctctgctctgcactgatgaggggcaatcaccccgaaacagctgtctgcagatgagatgctggcttatttaatatccgagtcatgtctctggttctatttaaagggtcgagcattgacttataggatagctgccttacatcaggTAGCATcaaaggcagagcttgttaagagctcatttgcatccctttctttacTGCATATTGCCATGTGCTCATTCACTACAGTAAGTGCATTCTTTCATTTCTTTCTATTTCTCAGTTTCACCCTATCCTTATAATAAAAGTTGAAGCTGGATTTACTGCAGTGTAAATGAATTATTGGAAGGGAGATTAGTTACCCGTCTACTATATATTTTTCACATATAGTTGATTTGTCCAATCAGAAGTTCTTATACAAATGAAGAAAACCTGCTAATTGGAAAAATCTGTTCTGTCATCTCTATAACATACCTAACGTTCAGCCGCACCCTGAGTATAAGTATTTAAACCCACCCTGTGGAATTTGAACCTCAGGgaactgaagttttgtttctgtcTTCCTCTGTCAGCCATGGCGTCTGCTGATCTGAGAGCTGAGCTGGACTGCTCCATCTGTCTGGACACCTATACAGATCCTGTAATGCTGAGATGTGGACACAACTTCTGCCGGGTCTGTATTGATCGTGTACTGGATACACAGGACGAGTCTGGAGTCTATACCTGTCCTGAATGCAGAGAAGAGTTTCAGGAGCGGCCTGCACTGATGAGATGCTTAGCTCTGTGTAACATTACGGAGAATTTATTGGTTACTCAACATAAAGAGACGGAAACTGTGATCTTCTGCACTTACTGTGTGGACTCTCCTGTACCTGCTGTTAAATCCTGTCTGATGTGTGAGGCTTCTCTGTGTGAGAAACACCTGAGAGTTCACAGCAAGTCATCAGAACACCTCTTATCTGACACCAGCACTTCCCTGGAGAACAGGAAATGTTCTGTCCATAAGAAGATCCTGGAGTATTACTGCACCGAGGACTCTGCTTTTATCTGTGTGTCCTGCAGTTTGGCTGGAGAACATCAAGGACACCGGGTGGAGATGCTGGACGAGGCCTCtgagaagaaaaagaagaaactaCGACATGTTCTCAGGAAACTGACTGCAAAAAGACAGAAGACTGAGAAAAGAGTCCAGAACCTGGAGGAACGCTGGAGAAAAGCACAAGAAAAAGCATCTGGAGAAGCAGAGAGAGTCACTGCCCTGTTTACAGACATCAGGAGACAACTGGACGACCTGGAGAAGAGGGTCCTGAGTGAGATCTCCAGGCAGGAAAAGGAAGAATCACTTTCATTCTCTTCTCTGATCCAGAAGCTGGAAGAAAAGAAGGACGAGCTGTCCAGGAGGATGAGACACATTGAGGAGATGTGTAACATGACTGATCCACTGACTGTCTTACAGGAACCAGATACAGGTGACCTGTGTGATCCTGAGGAGGAAGGAGGTGATGAAGACATAAATAGATGTCTCCATGATGAAGATGATCTGGATGTGGCTGTGATCTCAGACAAATTACACACATTATTTGACATAATAACAGATATAAGGAGAGGGATCTATGTGGAGGGTCCTGGAGacatattactggatgtaaacaCAGCTGCTAATGACATCCTTATATCAGTCGACCTGAAAActgcatcccgtacaatatataaTCAGTATCATCCAGAATCAGCAGAGAGATTCCTGAATAATcaggtgatgagcagcaggggattTTCCTCAGGGCGACATTACTGGGATGTGGAGGGCAGTAGATCAGGGGATTGGATGGTGGGGATGTGTTATTCCAGTACAGACAGGAGGGGAGAACGGTCATACATTGGGGATAATAACAAGTCCTGGAGTTTGATGAGGTATAGTAATAATCAGTATTCAGTGAGACATGACTGTAAAGAGATCCGATTATATGACGAGATCTCCAGTGATAGATTCAGGATATGTCTGGACTATGAGGCCGGGCAGCTGTCCTTTTATGAGCTGTGTGACCCCATCAGACACTTACACACCTTCACTGCCACCTTCACCGAGCCCCTTCATGCTGCATTATTAATATGGAGCGGTTCTGTAAAGATATTAGGGAAAAGCCGCTACTGGGAGAAACCATAATCTATTAAGTCTGTCTAGAGACTGGTGATGTTATGGAGAGCTCCATGATAAGGAtagacagtgatggtcagttcgcagtgttcgccaacgaacacatgcgggctgccatcttgactcacccgtccggcgatgcacaggtaagcccttacctgtgccgcaagccgatctgaaatcaaatgcggtcac is a genomic window of Bufo bufo chromosome 1, aBufBuf1.1, whole genome shotgun sequence containing:
- the LOC121005793 gene encoding E3 ubiquitin-protein ligase TRIM11-like → MASADLRAELDCSICLDTYTDPVMLRCGHNFCRVCIDRVLDTQDESGVYTCPECREEFQERPALMRCLALCNITENLLVTQHKETETVIFCTYCVDSPVPAVKSCLMCEASLCEKHLRVHSKSSEHLLSDTSTSLENRKCSVHKKILEYYCTEDSAFICVSCSLAGEHQGHRVEMLDEASEKKKKKLRHVLRKLTAKRQKTEKRVQNLEERWRKAQEKASGEAERVTALFTDIRRQLDDLEKRVLSEISRQEKEESLSFSSLIQKLEEKKDELSRRMRHIEEMCNMTDPLTVLQEPDTGDLCDPEEEGGDEDINRCLHDEDDLDVAVISDKLHTLFDIITDIRRGIYVEGPGDILLDVNTAANDILISVDLKTASRTIYNQYHPESAERFLNNQVMSSRGFSSGRHYWDVEGSRSGDWMVGMCYSSTDRRGERSYIGDNNKSWSLMRYSNNQYSVRHDCKEIRLYDEISSDRFRICLDYEAGQLSFYELCDPIRHLHTFTATFTEPLHAALLIWSGSVKILGKSRYWEKP